One Streptomyces umbrinus genomic window, TGTAAGGGGCGGGGACGTCTTCGACCCGGCCCAGGGCCTTGTGCTCGGTGCGCTGGCGGAGCAGGCCCCAGCCCTGGGCGAGGATGACCCGGTTCAGGCCGCTCTTCTGCCGCACGTTCCTGCCAGGCTCCTGGACGGTGCCTTTCGCCGAGCGGGTCATGTTCCTGATGTTGAGCTTCTCGAACCGGATCACGTCGTAGGTGCGGGAGAGCATCGTGCTGTTCTTCTCGCACCAGTCCTTGCGGCGGTCCGCTTCGCGGGCCTTGAGCCGTGCGACGGCGGCGTATCCGGCGGCCTTCCGCTCGCTGCCCCTGGGTGCACGAGCGGCGCGGCGCTGGTGCTTGCGGACCTGGGCAGCTTCCCTGACGGTGAGCTGCGGGCAGTTCAGTTTCCTGCCGTCCGACAGTGCGGCGGTGATCGTCACGCCCCTGTCGATGCCGATGACTTCGCCGGTGCCGGGGGCGGGGACGGGGGCGGGGATGACCGCGAAGGCGATGTGCCACTGGCCGTTGCGCCAGGTGACGCGGAAAGTCTTCGCGGTGGGCAGGTCGCCTCGGGTGAGGCGGAAGCGGACCCAGCCGCAGCCGGGTACCTTCACCTGCGCCCAGTGCCGGTTCAGCTTCTGCACCACGACGGAGCGGCCCATGACCTGCTTGCTCTTGGCGTTGAGCTTCGGTGACCCGTCCGCCTGGAGCTCCGGGACGCGGTCGGTGCCGATGACCCGGAAGCCGTTGTGCACGAACTTCTTG contains:
- a CDS encoding RNA-guided endonuclease InsQ/TnpB family protein translates to MSRFRMYPTRAQEEQMLEHCAHARYVWNLAVEQHSHWYRGRKAAPGFAEQCRQLTEARHDNEWLRAGNADVQQQALKDFNKAKAARFASGFGEPTWRKKFVHNGFRVIGTDRVPELQADGSPKLNAKSKQVMGRSVVVQKLNRHWAQVKVPGCGWVRFRLTRGDLPTAKTFRVTWRNGQWHIAFAVIPAPVPAPGTGEVIGIDRGVTITAALSDGRKLNCPQLTVREAAQVRKHQRRAARAPRGSERKAAGYAAVARLKAREADRRKDWCEKNSTMLSRTYDVIRFEKLNIRNMTRSAKGTVQEPGRNVRQKSGLNRVILAQGWGLLRQRTEHKALGRVEDVPAPYTSLRCSACGWIDKNSRKSQAEFCCSSCGFTCNADTNAATNVAAGQGGIPRPRSSAGAGGTTPPTQRSNVREPQPTRVGIPLF